TGATGCGCCGGAAGCCGGCGGGGAGCACGTGCTGGGCGAACATCCTCACGAAGTCGCCTCCGGCGACGGTGGCGAGCTTCTTGGCGCCGTCCTGGCGGTAGTCCTTCCATTCGAAGGTTACGCTCCCTTCGCCGACCTCGCGTATCCGCCCTTCGGATATGGCGACCTTGTGGGCGTACCTGCCGACGTACTCGACGACCTTGTCGGGGCCGCAGTAGGTCTCCTTGGTGTAGACGACCCATGGGCGCAGGGAGGAGAGCCTGAGCGCTCCGCGGAACCTGCCGGGGCCCCAGCCGGGGGGAAGCGTAAGCTTCCCTTTGGCGTGGAGTCTCTGGACTGCTTTGAGGAACTTTCCCCGGAAGACCTTCGAGAGCTTCTTCACGTCGAAGAGGCTGCCCTTGCCGTCGCGCCATACGCCGTCGGCCAGCGAGC
This genomic window from Pelagicoccus enzymogenes contains:
- a CDS encoding IS91 family transposase; the protein is VRYNEAAIYDLLFAASSGTLKSFFASDRRFGGKGGFFGVLHTWGQRLQLHPHVHYVVACGSLADGVWRDGKGSLFDVKKLSKVFRGKFLKAVQRLHAKGKLTLPPGWGPGRFRGALRLSSLRPWVVYTKETYCGPDKVVEYVGRYAHKVAISEGRIREVGEGSVTFEWKDYRQDGAKKLATVAGGDFVRMFAQHVLPAGFRRIRYYGFWNPKGLDQARQSIKQQGLALVDMVKALLAVAANIELRHQEHGVRCPSCGDLAFEAETPSFHSLLDLLDSS